TCCAAAAGGGGATAGCAAGTTTGCACCAGAAACTTAATCATTTACAAGCTGGAGCAAAGACACCACTAGGTACTTTTTTAGAAGGTATAGAATTAGAAGAATATCTTTTATTTAACCGTGGCGTCCATTTTTTAGTTGATATTGTTGCCAAGCTTGAGGACTTAGTTATGGTTACCCAAAGGTGTTATGAAATGAGCCAGGAACTGAAAAAGAAAAAAATAATTAGTGATTCATATTATTTGTCAAAAGAATTTACTAATCTGATGTCCGTTCTGCAAGATTTAGCCCGGACATTAGGTCATTTGCATGTGTGTGTATTTGATGCCATGGGAGAGCAGAGGGCAGTTTTAATGCCACAGATATGTCAGTATACTGATAATATAAATAAGCTGAAAGAATTATCACGTCAATGTCTTAAATATTGGGGAATTAAATATATTGAGAAAATGGATATCTATTATTTTATGTCAACACATAGGATTATATTTGATTTGGAAGAGATAACCACTGCCCTTACTGATCTGGCTCAAGCTATAGTTGGGAATATTGAGTCTAATAATTAAAAAATTTTTACCATTGGTCTGGCTATTTTAAAGTAGCCCATGATTGCCAAAAAAGCAGAGACAATGATTTCTACCTTGGATTCACTGTGCTATTCTTTTCCGATTTTGATCATAACCTATGACAAGAATCAACAAAAGATAAGAAGGAAGAAGCAAAGAACATTCAATTGACAAGAATGAGATAAAAATATCCTGACTATAGGCAAATGAGATGATTGTAAACCACAAAATCCAAAGCTTGTTTAATAATGAATGGCTTTTTGATATAATTATGGAACATAAAATATTCAGATAGATCGCTATCGATAAAGAAGGCTGTAATAAAAATGAAATGGAAAGCATATAATGAACTTGCCTGGACTGATACAATCTTAGCTCCCCCTGATATCTACCGGGAAGAGACATCATTTTATATCAAGATTTTGAATAAAATATTATCAAAAGAAATGAGCAAACAACCTACCACAATGCTCCATCTAGGTTGCGGTGCAGGAGCGCATGACTATCATTTTAAAAGATACTTTCAAATTACCGGAGTAGATATAAGTGAGGGAATGCTGAAAATAGCCAGAGAGAGGAATCCGCAAGTGAAATATATCAAAGGAGATATGCGAGTGGTTAGTCTCAACCGGAAATTTGATATAGTCATTATCCCGGATTCTATTATGTATATGGTAACCCTTGCTGACCTGAAAGAGGTTATCAGTAATACAGTCTATCATTTAAAAACCGATGGCGCCTTTCTGGTAACCACTCATATTAAAGAAGATTTTCAGAACAATAATTTTGCCTATTCTGGTGAGAAGGAAGATATCCATGTTACGGTATTTGAAAATAATTATATTGTGTCAGAAACAACCTATGAGGCAGCAATAATTTACCTGATTCGTCAGAATGGTAAACTGAAAATTTACAACGAGGTTCATACTCTTGGACTGTATCCC
This genomic window from Atribacterota bacterium contains:
- a CDS encoding class I SAM-dependent methyltransferase, which encodes MKWKAYNELAWTDTILAPPDIYREETSFYIKILNKILSKEMSKQPTTMLHLGCGAGAHDYHFKRYFQITGVDISEGMLKIARERNPQVKYIKGDMRVVSLNRKFDIVIIPDSIMYMVTLADLKEVISNTVYHLKTDGAFLVTTHIKEDFQNNNFAYSGEKEDIHVTVFENNYIVSETTYEAAIIYLIRQNGKLKIYNEVHTLGLYPYNTWLNIFKENNLTINQVDMNNLYDQYLLEEGQYKLKIFSGILKKQIKVNKKISKK